TCCCTCCAGCGGGACGGGGTCCTTGAGGGTGAGGAAGGGCTGCCCGTCCAGCTCCCACGCGAGGGTGTCTCCCCGCCGGGTCAGCTTGAAGTGGTGGCGCTTGCCCGGCACCACCGCGGCGCCGTCGCGCACGGAGCGGTCCGGGGTGTGCTCGTTCTGCCGGGCGATGACGGACTGGCTGTTTCGCCAGCCGCCGAAGATGAAGACGTAGCCGGTGGCGGTGTACTGCAGCCGCAGGTCGCCGCTGTAGAACGACCGGCCGTCACCCCAGGCCTCGACCTTGATGTCGCCCTCGGGGCTGTCCGTCCACGCGTCGAATTCGATGGTGGCGTCGCGCGGCAGGGGCTTCTTCAGCCACACGGGGCGGTTGTGGAGCAGCTCCACCACGAGCGCCCCGTCCACCAGCTTCACCGCGTCCGGGTTGGTGACGTTCCACGCGTCGCCCAGCGTGTCCCGGTTGAAGTCGTCCGCGAACGGACCCGGCGGAGGCGTGGGCGCGGCGGGACGCGCGGCCCGGGCCGGCAGGCGCTCGGGCGTGTCCACGCGCAGGTTGTCGAAGAAGATCTGCGATTCGAAGCCGGACAGGCCCAGCCGGTCGTGGCCGGCGCCCTTCAGGGGACGGGGATCATCCAGCTCCAGGAACGGCTCCCCGTCGATGGACCAGCGCAGCAACGTTCCCCGGCGCTCGATGCGCCAGTGGTACGTGCGGCCCGGCTGCACCGGCGTGTTGCGCGCCTCCACGCGCACCCGGGTGTCGTCGGCGAAGACGCCCGCCAGGCTCCCGTCGCCGCCGGACTCGGCCTTGCGCGCCGCGCGGCGCTTGAGCACGTCCAGCGAGGGGGCGTTGATGTCCAGCCGCGCCAGCACGGAGGTGGAGTTGTTCCACCCACCCTGCACCAGCGTGTAGCCGGAGGCCGGGTCCACGCCGTTGCCGAACACCTCCACCCGGATGTCGCCCTCGGGCATCTCCGAGCGCACGTCGAACTCGATGGCGACGTCGTCCGGCAGCGGGGCCTGGAGCCACAGCGGGTTGTTCTTCACGCCGGGCGCGAGCAGCTCGCCCCGCATCACCCGCCAGTAGCCGCCCACGGAGAAGAAGTCGCGGCCCACCACGGACGCGTCGTCGAAATCCTGGGAGTACGGGACCTTCGCCGTCACCTCCCGGTCCCCCCGCAGCAGCACGTAGTGGATGAGCGGGAACTGGATGAAGAGGATGACGCCGACCAGCACGGCCCAGCCCCGACGCGTCAACCCCTGGGGCTTCTGCCATGCCTGGGGAGGGACGGGCTCCTGCCCGGGCGAGGGCTCGGGAGGGGACTCCGGCTGCTTTTCCTTCTCCTTGCGCCTGGCCTGGCCCATTGCTCCTTCGGGGGTTTTTCCGGGGGGAAAGGGGGCGGAATGTACGCGCCACGCCGGTGGAGGTAAAGCACGGCCAGCGCCCCCCAGGGGGTTGGCTACTTGACCCCCCAACGTTTCTCGAGCGCCTGCTGTTCCGCCTGGCGCAGCTTCTGGCGCTCCTTCTCCGCGCGCTGCTTGTCGGCCTCCTCGGGAGAGGGGCGCATGGCGAGCTGGTACACGGCGCCGGCCACGGCGAACAGGCCCGCGGCGACGATGACGCCCCAGGGACGGCTCGCCACCGCGGCCACCAGCCCGCCGAACTGGTGCAGGGCCGCCAGCGCGCCAATCACCAGCACCCACCCGCCCACCGCGGACGCCACCAGCGCGCTGAACACGCGGTGCAGCAGCGCGCCCACCAGCCCGCCGATGATGAAGCCCGGCGCGAAGCCCAGCAGGAAGTCCTGCGGCCCGGCGATCTGCCCCGCCACCAGGCCCAGGGGGATGCCCAGGCCGATGAAGGTGATGGCCGGGGGGAACAGGAACCCCAGCACCAGCAGCACGGCGGCCACGATGGACGGCAGGCGCGGGTCCAGCTCCGGCATGCCCAGCTTCGCCGTGACGGCGCCCGTCCACAGCAGGCCCAGCACCGCGCCGATGGGGCCGGCGAGCACCCGGAACATCCGCGGCCCGCCACCCACCAGCAGCAGCGTCAGCCCGAGCACGCACGCGACGATGCCCGCCCACATGGGCAGCAGGCGGTAGATGCCGACCCAGCCCGAGGGGTTGAACTCCTGATACGCCTTGAGGGCCTGGAGGAGGCCTTCCATGGACTCCATCTCCTTGCGACGGGGACGCGCGCCACCGAAGGGCGAGTCTACGCGTACCGGGTGAGGGCCAACAGCAGCAGCAGGACGAAGATGACGGCCCCCAGGAGGGCGAAGGCGTACAGCCCGCGAGGCGTGGCGGTTCGGCGCAGCAGCTCCTCGGCCTCGGCCCTGTCGTCGGGGGAGGGATTGCTCGCCAGCAGACGTCCGGCGTCGCGTCGCGCGCCGGCGACGTCA
This sequence is a window from Myxococcus stipitatus. Protein-coding genes within it:
- a CDS encoding molecular chaperone DnaJ, whose translation is MAKGGQTPPPPGSPEVRAAWARKETGDVAGARRDAGRLLASNPSPDDRAEAEELLRRTATPRGLYAFALLGAVIFVLLLLLALTRYA